Proteins from one Leclercia sp. AS011 genomic window:
- a CDS encoding alternative ribosome-rescue factor A, translating into MSHYQHKKGQIKDNAIEALLHDPLFRQRIEKNKKGKGSYLRKTKHAKRGNWEASGKQANRFLTTGLLAFRGLQSAVVLRFQ; encoded by the coding sequence ATGAGCCACTATCAGCATAAGAAAGGTCAGATCAAGGATAACGCTATCGAAGCATTATTACATGATCCTTTATTCAGGCAGCGGATTGAAAAGAATAAGAAAGGGAAAGGAAGTTATCTGCGTAAAACTAAACATGCAAAACGGGGTAACTGGGAGGCCAGTGGCAAGCAAGCAAATCGCTTTCTTACCACTGGCCTTCTTGCTTTCAGAGGCTTACAAAGTGCGGTTGTTCTGCGCTTTCAGTAA
- the zntR gene encoding Zn(2+)-responsive transcriptional regulator — translation MYRIGEIAKLADVTPDTIRYYEKQQMMEHEVRTEGGFRLYTDKDLQRLKFIRHARQLGFTLESIRELLSIRIDPEHHTCQESKSIVQARLSEVEARIEELQTMRLSLQRLNDACCGTAHSSVYCSILETLEQGANGETRGY, via the coding sequence ATGTATCGTATTGGTGAGATTGCGAAGCTGGCTGACGTCACGCCAGATACCATTCGTTATTACGAAAAGCAGCAGATGATGGAGCATGAGGTTCGTACTGAAGGTGGCTTTCGGCTGTATACCGATAAGGATCTGCAGCGTCTGAAATTTATCCGCCATGCCCGGCAGCTGGGATTTACGCTGGAATCGATCCGCGAACTGCTGTCGATCCGTATCGATCCTGAACATCATACCTGCCAGGAATCAAAAAGCATCGTGCAGGCGAGGCTGAGTGAAGTCGAAGCGCGTATTGAAGAGTTACAAACTATGCGTCTGTCTCTGCAGCGGCTGAACGATGCCTGCTGTGGAACGGCACACAGCAGCGTTTACTGCTCCATCCTTGAAACCCTCGAACAAGGGGCAAATGGAGAAACTCGCGGCTATTGA
- a CDS encoding DNA-directed RNA polymerase subunit alpha codes for MQGSVTEFLKPRLVDIEQVSSTHAKVTLEPLERGFGHTLGNALRRILLSSMPGCAVTEVEIDGVLHEYSTKEGVQEDILEILLNLKGLAVRVQGKDEVILTLNKSGIGPVTAADITHDGDVEIVKPQHVICHLTDENAAISMRIKVQRGRGYVPASARIHSEEDERPIGRLLVDACYSPVERIAYNVEAARVEQRTDLDKLVIEMETNGTIDPEEAIRRAATILAEQLEAFVDLRDVRQPEVKEEKPEFDPILLRPVDDLELTVRSANCLKAEAIHYIGDLVQRTEVELLKTPNLGKKSLTEIKDVLASRGLSLGMRLENWPPASIADE; via the coding sequence GCAGGGTTCTGTGACAGAGTTTCTAAAACCGCGCCTGGTAGATATCGAGCAAGTGAGTTCGACGCACGCCAAGGTGACCCTTGAGCCTTTAGAGCGTGGCTTTGGCCACACTCTGGGTAACGCACTGCGCCGTATTCTGCTCTCATCGATGCCGGGTTGCGCGGTGACCGAGGTTGAGATTGATGGTGTACTTCATGAGTACAGCACCAAAGAAGGCGTTCAGGAAGATATCCTTGAAATCCTGCTCAACCTGAAAGGGCTGGCGGTGAGAGTTCAGGGTAAAGATGAAGTTATTCTTACTCTGAATAAATCTGGCATTGGCCCTGTGACTGCAGCCGATATCACCCACGACGGTGATGTCGAAATCGTCAAGCCGCAGCACGTGATCTGCCACCTGACCGATGAGAACGCAGCTATTAGCATGCGTATCAAAGTTCAGCGCGGTCGTGGTTATGTGCCGGCTTCTGCCCGAATTCATTCGGAAGAAGATGAGCGCCCAATCGGCCGTCTGCTGGTCGACGCATGCTACAGCCCTGTAGAGCGTATTGCCTACAATGTTGAAGCAGCGCGTGTAGAACAGCGTACCGACCTGGACAAGCTGGTCATCGAAATGGAAACCAACGGCACAATCGATCCTGAAGAGGCGATTCGTCGTGCGGCAACCATCCTGGCAGAACAACTGGAAGCTTTCGTTGACTTACGTGATGTACGTCAGCCGGAAGTAAAAGAAGAGAAACCAGAATTCGATCCGATCCTGCTGCGCCCTGTTGACGATCTGGAATTGACTGTCCGCTCTGCTAACTGCCTCAAGGCAGAAGCTATCCACTATATCGGTGATCTGGTACAGCGTACCGAGGTTGAGTTGCTGAAAACGCCGAACCTGGGTAAAAAATCTCTTACCGAGATTAAAGACGTGCTGGCTTCACGTGGTCTGTCTCTGGGCATGCGCCTGGAAAACTGGCCACCGGCAAGCATTGCTGACGAGTAA
- a CDS encoding DUF1992 domain-containing protein encodes MWLLDQWAERHILDAQRQGEFDNLPGSGHPLILDDDSHVPAELRAGYRMLKNAGCLPPELEQRKQAVELTQLLSTVTQGSNEHKEYSRRLALLELKLRQAGVNTNFLHGDYADRLAQKMNEDE; translated from the coding sequence ATGTGGTTACTCGACCAATGGGCAGAACGACACATTCTTGATGCCCAACGTCAGGGTGAGTTTGATAACCTACCCGGAAGTGGTCACCCGCTAATCCTGGACGATGATTCCCATGTTCCTGCTGAGCTGCGAGCGGGCTATCGGATGTTGAAAAATGCAGGTTGTCTGCCACCAGAGCTTGAACAGCGTAAACAGGCGGTTGAGCTTACTCAATTACTCTCTACGGTCACGCAGGGCTCTAATGAGCACAAGGAATACAGCCGTCGTCTCGCACTTCTTGAGCTTAAGCTTCGACAGGCGGGTGTGAACACAAATTTCCTGCACGGTGACTATGCTGATCGGCTAGCGCAAAAAATGAATGAGGACGAGTAA
- the rplQ gene encoding 50S ribosomal protein L17, with the protein MRHRKSGRQLNRNSSHRQAMFRNMAGSLVRHEIIKTTLPKAKELRRVVEPLITLAKTDSVANRRLAFARTRDNEIVAKLFNELGPRFASRAGGYTRILKCGFRAGDNAPMAYIELVDRSEKAEAAAE; encoded by the coding sequence ATGCGCCATCGTAAGAGTGGTCGTCAACTGAACCGCAACAGCAGCCATCGCCAGGCTATGTTCCGCAACATGGCAGGTTCACTGGTTCGTCATGAAATCATCAAGACGACCCTGCCTAAAGCGAAAGAGCTGCGTCGCGTAGTTGAGCCGCTGATTACTCTTGCCAAGACTGACAGCGTTGCTAATCGTCGTCTGGCATTCGCCCGTACTCGTGATAACGAGATCGTGGCAAAACTGTTTAACGAACTGGGCCCGCGTTTCGCGAGCCGTGCCGGTGGTTACACTCGTATTCTGAAGTGTGGCTTCCGTGCAGGCGACAACGCGCCGATGGCTTACATCGAGCTGGTTGATCGTTCAGAGAAAGCAGAAGCTGCTGCAGAGTAA